A DNA window from Megalobrama amblycephala isolate DHTTF-2021 linkage group LG11, ASM1881202v1, whole genome shotgun sequence contains the following coding sequences:
- the LOC125278788 gene encoding trace amine-associated receptor 13c-like translates to MNLTAVNQTDGCQEYFCPERSVSLSVYVIQYVAAAAVALLTVCGNLLVIISVSHFKQLHTPANILILSLAVSDLLVGVFVMPLHLPWLIESCWIFGPVMCSFLKFVNFQATSVSVHTVTLIAVDRFLALSYPFFYSEKISPSVICIATLFNWLFSLLYNITLLFINGNFTDVTCPGECVYNIDEVSSFIDLLVVFLVPCTLIIILYTHVFVIAKKHATAIRALQVHNSTSKNRVSDKSERKAAILLGILVFVFLLCLLPYYICSLVVSYSNADVFYFRDLTVISFFLNSTINPIIYALFYPWFQKSLKLIFTFKVFNKDSSLMNVQ, encoded by the coding sequence ATGAATCTCACAGCAGTGAACCAAACTGATGGCTGTCAGGAATATTTCTGTCCAGAGAGATCTGTTTCTTTATCTGTCTATGTGATTCAGTATGTGGCCGCAGCAGCTGTGGCTCTTCTGACCGTGTGTGGAAACCTGCTGGTCATCATCTCTGTTAGTCACTTCAAGCAGCTCCACACACCTGCTAACATCCTCATCCTCTCTTTGGCTGTGTCTGATCTGCTGGTCGGAGTTTTTGTGATGCCACTTCATTTGCCTTGGCTCATCGAGTCTTGTTGGATTTTTGGACCAGTGATGTgctcatttttaaaatttgtgaATTTTCAAGCAACAAGCGTGTCTGTTCACACTGTGACTCTAATCGCAGTTGATCGGTTTTTGGCTTTAAGTTATCcttttttttactctgagaAAATCTCACCCTCTGTGATCTGCattgcaactttatttaactGGCTGTTTTCACTCCTTTATAACATCACTCTTCTTTTCATTAATGGAAACTTCACTGATGTCACATGTCCAGGAGAATGTGTTTATAATATAGATGAGGTTTCATCCTTCATTGATCTCCTGGTTGTGTTTCTTGTGCCATGTACACTCATCATAATATTATACACTCATGTTTTTGTCATTGCTAAGAAACATGCGACTGCTATAAGAGCCCTTCAGGTTCACAACAGCACCTCTAAAAACAGAGTCAGTGACAAATCAGAGCGAAAAGCTGCGATTCTGCTGGGGATTCTGGTCTTTGTGTTTCTTCTGTGTTTACTGCCATATTACATTTGTTCTTTAGTGGTTTCATATAGTAATGCTGATGTGTTTTATTTCAGAGATCTTACTGTAATATCTTTCTTCCTGAACTCCACCATTAATCCCATCATTTATGCCTTATTCTATCCCTGGTTTCAGAAAAgcttaaaattaattttcacatttaaagtgtttaataaaGACTCCTCTCTGATGAATGTGCAATAA
- the LOC125278789 gene encoding trace amine-associated receptor 13c-like produces the protein MNLTAVNQTDSCQEHFCPERSVSLSVYVILYVAAAAVALLTVCGNLLVIISVSHFKQLHTPANILILSLAVSDLLVGVFVMPLHLSWLIESCWTSGPVMCSVFKIVNFQATSVSVHTVALIAVDRFLALSYPFFYSEKISPSVICIATLFNWLFSLLYNFTLLFINGNFTDVTCPGECVSIVDEVSSLIDLLVVFLMPCTLIIILYTHIFVIAKKHATAIRALQVHKSTSKNRVSDKSERKAAILLGILVFVFLLCLLPYYICSLVIPYGSADLFYFRDVPVISFFLNSTINPIIYALFYPWFQKSLKLIFTFKMFNKDSSLMNVQ, from the coding sequence ATGAATCTCACAGCAGTGAACCAAACTGATAGCTGTCAGGAACATTTCTGTCCAGAGAGATCTGTTTCTTTATCTGTCTATGTGATTCTGTATGTGGCCGCAGCAGCTGTGGCTCTTCTGACCGTGTGTGGAAACCTGCTGGTCATCATCTCTGTTAGTCACTTCAAGCAGCTCCACACACCTGCTAACATCCTCATCCTCTCTTTGGCTGTGTCTGATCTGCTGGTCGGAGTTTTTGTGATGCCACTTCATTTGTCTTGGCTCATCGAGTCTTGTTGGACTTCTGGACCAGTGATGTGCTCagtttttaaaattgtgaattttcaaGCAACAAGCGTGTCTGTTCACACTGTGGCTCTAATCGCAGTTGATCGGTTTTTGGCTTTAAGTTATCcttttttttactctgagaAAATCTCACCCTCTGTGATCTGCattgcaactttatttaactGGCTATTTTCACTCCTTTATAACTTCACTCTTCTCTTCATTAATGGAAACTTCACTGATGTCACATGTCCAGGAGAATGTGTTTCTATTGTAGATGAGGTTTCATCCCTCATTGATCTCCTGGTTGTGTTTCTTATGCCATGTACACTCATCATAATATTATACACTCATATTTTTGTCATTGCTAAGAAACATGCGACTGCTATAAGAGCCCTTCAGGTTCACAAAAGCACCTCTAAAAACAGAGTCAGTGACAAATCAGAGCGAAAAGCTGCGATACTGCTGGGGATTCTGGTCTTTGTGTTTCTCCTGTGTTTACTGCCATATTATATTTGTTCTTTAGTGATTCCATATGGCAGTGCTgacttgttttatttcagagATGTTCCTGTAATATCTTTCTTCCTGAACTCCACCATTAATCCCATCATTTATGCCTTATTCTATCCCTGGTTTCAGAAAAgcttaaaattaattttcacatttaaaatgtttaataaagacTCCTCTCTGATGAATGTGCAATAA
- the LOC125278790 gene encoding trace amine-associated receptor 13c-like → MNLTAINQTDGCQEYFCPERSVSLSVYVILYVAVAAVALLTVCGNLLVIISVSHFKQLHTPANILILSLAVSDLLVGVFVMPLYLSWLIESCWTSGPVMCSFFKFVNFQATSVSVHTVALIAVDRFLALSYPFFYSEKISPTVICIATLFNWLFSLLYNITLLFINGNFTDLTCPGECVSIVDEVSSLIDLLVVFLMPCTLIIILYTHVFVIAKKHATAIRALQVHKSTSKNRVSDKSERKAAILLGILVFVFLLCLLPYYICSLVIPYDSADLFYFRDVTVISFFLNSTINPIIYALFYPWFQKSLKLIFTFKMFNKDSSLMNVQ, encoded by the coding sequence ATGAATCTCACAGCAATTAACCAAACTGATGGCTGTCAGGAATATTTCTGTCCAGAGAGATCTGTTTCTTTATCTGTCTATGTGATTCTGTATGTGGCTGTAGCAGCTGTGGCTCTTCTGACCGTGTGTGGAAACCTGCTGGTCATCATCTCTGTTAGTCACTTCAAGCAGCTCCACACACCTGCTAACATCCTCATCCTCTCTTTGGCTGTGTCTGATCTGCTGGTTGGAGTTTTTGTGATGCCACTTTATTTGTCTTGGCTCATTGAGTCTTGTTGGACGTCTGGACCAGTGATGtgctcattttttaaatttgtgaaTTTTCAAGCAACAAGCGTGTCTGTTCACACTGTGGCTCTAATTGCAGTTGATCGGTTTTTAGCTTTAAGTTatccttttttttattcagagAAAATCTCACCCACTGTGATCTGCattgcaactttatttaactGGCTATTTTCACTCCTTTATAACATCACTCTTCTGTTCATTAATGGAAACTTCACTGATCTCACATGTCCAGGAGAATGTGTTTCTATTGTAGATGAGGTTTCATCCCTCATTGATCTCCTGGTTGTGTTTCTTATGCCATGTACGCTCATCATAATATTATACACTCATGTTTTTGTCATTGCTAAAAAACATGCGACTGCTATAAGAGCCCTTCAGGTTCACAAAAGCACCTCTAAAAACAGAGTCAGTGACAAATCAGAGCGAAAAGCTGCGATACTGCTGGGGATTCTGGTCTTTGTGTTTCTTCTGTGTTTACTGCCATATTATATTTGTTCTTTAGTGATTCCATATGACAGTGCTgacttgttttatttcagagATGTTACTGTAATATCTTTCTTCCTGAACTCCACCATTAATCCCATCATTTATGCCTTATTCTATCCCTGGTTTCAGAAAAGCTTGAAAttaattttcacatttaaaatgtttaataaagacTCCTCTCTGATGAATGTGCAATAA